The DNA segment AGTGGACGGATGCGACGTGGAACCCGGTAAGGGGCTGCACGAAGATCAGTCCAGGCTGCAAACACTGTTACGCGGAGACGTTCGCCGAGCGATTCCGAGGAGTGCCCGGGCACCCCTATGAGCAGGGCTTCGACTTGCGGTTGGTGCCCGAAAAACTGGCGGAGCCCCTTCGCTGGAGGTCGCCGAAGTGCATCTTCGTCAATTCGATGAGCGACCTCTTCCACACGGACATTCCTGTTGACTACATCGTCGCGGTGGCGCGAGTGATGGCGCTGGCGAACTGGCACACCTACCAGGTACTGACGAAGCGCTCCGAACGGATGAGGGAACTGCTGCGTGGCGAATTGGCGTTCGCCGCCCAGTTGCCACATATCTGGTGGGGCGTCAGCGTAGAGGATCGCCGCTACGGAGTACCCCGCATTGAGCACCTGCGTGAAGCACCCGCTCGGGTCCGGTTCCTCTCGGTAGAGCCTCTGCTCGATGATCTGGGCCTGCTGGATCTGTCCGGCATCCACTGGGTCATCGTGGGTGGCGAAAGCGGCGCAGGAGCGAGACCCCTGCACAGGGAGTGGGTCGCATCTCTCCGGGATCAATGCGCTGAGGCCGGAGTGGCGTTCTTTTTCAAGCAATGGGGTGGTGTGCGCAAGAGCAAGACGGGCCGTCTACTCGATGGACTGACACATGATGAGCTTCCTCATCGAGTCGTCATGCCGAGCCCTCTCGAAGCACAGCGGCAACAAGCACTGGCGCAAGCAGAAGCTCTCTCACAAGCGTGGCAGGCGCGGCTCCAAAACCTCCAAGAGGATGCTCGGACCGCGCAGGCATGACGCGGCATGTGATGGCTGAATAGAGTCGAGGGAGGGGGGGATGATGATTCCCAGAGAGTACAAAGGGCGTGAGCAGACCTATCTGAAGCACAGGGTTCTTTCGGAATATCTGGCTTCATGGGCCCAGAAAATAGCATCAACAGTCCGACAAGGGCAGTCTGTCAAGCTCTGGTACGTCGACTGCTTCGCGGGTCCCTGGCAGGCCAGGGATGAAGCACTTGATGACACTTCCGTCGCCATCGGGCTCAATGTCTTGGAGCAGACGGCTGAAACCTGGAGGAAAAAGGGCTTCCGCATCGAACTCGCGGCCATCTTCGTCGAAAAAGACAAGAAATCGTTCAGTCATCTGGTCGAGTTCCTTGACGGGAGAGAAGGAAAGCACGTTGAAGTCACAGCGCTTCATGGTGAATTTGGAAGCTTCGTCGACGAAATCAATCGCCTCATTCAGGGCGATCCCGCCTTCTTGTTCGTGGATCCAACAGGATGGAAGGGAGTGGGAATGAGGAATATCGCGCCGCTCGCCAGCATGCGAAGGCGTGACGTTCTCATCAATGTCATGTTCAACCACCTCAACCGGTTCAAGGATGACAGGCGGTCCTTCCTGCGAGACCAGATGAGAGACTTCTTTGGATTGAGCGACAGCGACATTCCACCCGCGCTACCAGAAGATGAACTTTTCGCCCTCTATCGTCAGCAACTCCAGCAGAAGGGGGGCGTTCGGTTCGCGGCGGACTTGATCATTCCTCACGCCGAGCACGAACGAACCTGGTTTCGGCTGGTCATTGGCGGGCATCATCCGGCAGTCGTGGAGCTATTTCGAGACGTAGAGAAGCGGATCTGTGGTGCGGAAGCTGGAGAAGTACGCGATGAAGCGCGAGGCCGTGGCCAGTTCAAATTGGAACTGGGTTTGAACCACGTCGACTCGACGTATGCACGGCGCCATGATGCGGATCTCCAAGCCGCGCCTGATGACTTGCTGAAGTTGCTGGAACGAAGCCCACCTCAATCCTTCAGGGAGTTGTGGCCACGAATTCTGGCTACGCGACACATCACCAAGGCCGATTTGAGCAAGGAGGTGTGGAAACTCCATGCCCAATCCAAGTTGGTGCTCCACAACCTCGAGAAGGGACAGCGAACCGCCAGGGATGAAAATATACTCAGTCTGCCGGCAGAGCGCCTCTCCCAAGGAGCAACACCTCTGGCCCTGTGCCGATGCGGACGGGGGACGACGGAACACTTGAGGACGAACAGCCGAGCGTGTCTGCCCTGGGTGGACACCCAGGCGAACGTGAAGCACATCCACCCGCTCGCCCGCCCCGACGGGATGCAGGAGTACGACCTGTCGAGGCAGCCAACATCCCAAGGGAGATGACCCGGAGCGCGCCTGGAGGTCGGCCCGCCCAGGAACCAGGGTGGGCCTCCCGTCGCACCGCCCCCGCTGTACCGCGGACAGAGGCGTGGTCAAGGTCGAAGGGGAGAACCCTTTCAACCCGAGGGAGGCGCATATGGCGGACACCAATCAGAGCGGGATGGACATCAACCCGGAGTCGCAGAGCACGGAGGAGCCGGGTGAGACGCGACGCGCCTCGGGAGTCGACCTACAAGCCCGGCGCGAGCAGCGCCGGGAAACCAGGCGCAACCAGACCTACAAGGCCTTCCTGCGCAACCTCATGGTCATCGGGTCGATGAACGAGGAAGACGCGGAGCGCGCCGCGATCTCGGTGCTCTGCGTGCTGGAGCAGCGGCTCTTCGGCGAGGAGGCGGCCCACCTGGAAGCCCAGCTCCCCGGCAAGCTTCAGGAGCTGCTGATCCGCTGCGAGCGGCACATGGGCAAGCCCGCCACCAAGTTCGGCAAGGACGGCTTCATCCAGATGGTGGCGCAGGACCTGGACGTGGAACCCCTGGAGGCCGAGCGGAAGATCCGCGCCGTCTTCTCCGCGGTGAGGGATCAGGTCTCCGAGGGAGAGATCGACGACGTCATCGGCCAGCTCCCCTCCGACCTGCGCGAGCTGTGGCACCTCACCATGTGACGTGCGCCGAGACCCGCCCTCCTCCGCGCCGTCAATCGCGCCCTTCCGAGGTGCGGCCGCGTGGGGGTTCGTTGGGCTTGAAGAGGGAGCGCCCCGGGGTCGCCATCCACGCCAGCGAGAAGTGCTTGCCCTGGGGGTGGAGCGCCAGCACGGCCCCCTTGCGCAGCTTGCCGGGCAGCTCCTCCTGCTCCAGGGCGCGCGCCCCCGCGACGGCGAGCGAGGGGTTGTGCCCCACGAGCATCCAGCCCGGGCCCAGCTCGCGCGCCATGTGGAGGATGCGCTTGGGCGCCTGGGGACGGGGCCGCAGCTCGGGGAGGACCTCCACGTGCGCGAGCCCGAAGGCCTCGGCGAGGATCTCCGCGGTCTGGATGGCGCGCACCAGGGGGCTCGTGGCGATCCCCACCATGGGCGTGAGGCGTGCGAGCTTGCGCGCGTGGGCACGGAAGGTGGCCCTGCCCTCGAGCGTCAGGGGACGGCTCTCGTCGCCCAGGCGGTGGTCACCCTCGGCCTCGGCGTGGCGGACGAACATCACGGGCATCTGGTGGGAAGACATGGCGGGAGTGTCCCTAAAGCCCCGAAGGCCCAGGGACAAGCAACGTTCCCGCGTCGGGACCCCCGGGGTGGCGCGACACGATCGTGACGGTGGAACCCCGCGTCCGGCGGGCGGTAGAGTCCGCGCCCATGTCCCGTCTCACGCCTGACCGCCGTCCCCTCTCGGGTGAGGGTCCCGTCATCCTCCGGGTGCCCAGTGATCCGCGCTGGCTGCCCCTCGCGCTCGAGCGCTTCGACGAGGTGCTGGTGGACCACGCCCACTGCGAGAAGAAGGCCGCGGCCAACGCGCTCTCGATGATCCAGGTGTACCCGGATCTGCCGGGCCTGCCCGCGCAGATGGCGCGGCTGGCGCGCGAGGAGAGCGCGCACCTGGCGCGGGTGCTGGAGCTGATGGCCGCCCGCGGCCTGACCTTGAACCGGGACGCGGGTGACCCCTACGCCCAGGGACTGCAGAAGGCCGTGCGCACCTCGCACGAGGGCCGCAAGGTGGACCGGCTGCTCGTGGCCGCCGTCATCGAGGCCCGCTCCTGCGAGCGCCTGTCGCTGCTCGCCGAGGGACTCGAGGAGGAATCGCTGCGCCGCTTCTACGCGGAGCTCGCCCAGTCCGAGGATGGCCACCAGTCGCTCTTCTACCGGCTGGCCGTCACGGCGGCGGGAGGCGACGAGACCGCGGTGCGCACCCGCCTGGAGGAGCTGCTCGTCCTCGAGGCCGAGGTGCTCCAGCGCATCGGCGTGCGCGCCGCCATCCACTGAGCGGGCAGGACGCCCTCCGAGGCGGCCGGCCCGGCCAATCCCAGACACGGCCCCTCGGCAAAATGAGACAACGGTGGATGCCTTCATCCAGCGAACCCGGGCGCCGAGCCCCTCATCAACGACAACTACCGGGAGTAGCCCGCGGACACGGACACCCCTCCGCTCGGCCACAGAAGCTGAATCGGAGCCAGGTGGTTGCTATCAGTGCCATCCCCCAACTGGCCGTAGTAGTTGTCGCCCCAGGCCCACATGGTACCGTCGGAGCGCACTGCCAGCGAATGGTTGCGGCCTCCCCACACGGCCCTCCATCCGCTCAACCCTTGCAGTTGCACTGGCACCAGGCGTTTGCTCGTGGTGCCATCCCCCAACTGGCCGTAGGAGTTGTCGCCCCAGGCCCACACGGTACCGTCCGAGCGCACCGCCAGCGAATGGGATTTGCCCGCCTCCACGGCCACCACCCCGCTCAACCCCTGCACCCGCACCGGAGTCAATTGGTTGATGAGCGTGCCATCGCTACCCCAGGCCCATACGGTGCCGTCGGAGCGTATCGCCAGCACATGGAAGTCGCCCGCCGCCACGGACACCACTCCGCTCAGCCCCTGTACCTGCCCCGGCACCGGGCGGTCGATCTTGGTTCCATCCCCCAGTCTGCCAGAGTAGTTGGCGCCCCAGGCCCATACGGTGCCGTCAGAACGTAAGCCCAGTGAATAGCAGTAGCCCGCCGCCACAGTCACCACCCCGCTCAACCCTTGCAGTTGCACCGGCACCAGGCGGTCGGTCGTGGTGCCATCCCCCAGTTGGCCATTGTAGTTGTCGCCCCAGGCCCACACGGTTCCGTCCGAGCGCACCGCCAGCGAATGGTAGTCGCCCGCCGCCACGGCCACCACTTCGTTCAGCCCCTGCACCTGCCTCGGCGCCGAGCGACTGGTCGTGGTGCCATCCCCTAGTTGACCGAAGGAGTTGTTACCCCAGCCCCAGACGGTGCCGTCGGAGCGCACCGCCAGCGAATGGTAGTCGCCCGCCGCCACGGACACCGCTCCGCTCAGCCCCTGCACCTGCCTTGGCTCCGAACTGGCGCCCCTGACGTCATCCCCCCGTTGACCGGCGGAGTTGTAGCCCCAGGCCCACACGGTGCCGTCGGAGTGCACCGCCAGCGAGTGCAAGGCGCCCGCCGCCGCGGCCACGACGCTGTTCATTCCATTCACTCCCTGCAACCACACCGACACCCGAAACAATCGGTGGAGAGTCGTGCCATCCCCCAGTTGGCCATTGTAGTTGGCGCCCCAGGCCCACACGGTGCCATCGGAGCGCACCGCCAGCGAATGGGCGTAGCCCGCCGCCACGGCCACCCCTCCGCTCAGCCCCTGCACGTGCACCGGCACCGAAGTGTCCGTCTTGGTGCCGTCCCCCAGTTGGCCGTATCCGTTGTAGCCCAAGGCCCACACGGTGCCGTTCTTCTTCAGGGCCAGTGAGTGGCCGTAGCCCGCTGCCACGGACACCACGTCGCTCAGCCCCGGCACCTGAAGCGGGTCATGGCCCCCCGTGTCATTCCCCAGCTGGCCGTAGGAGTTGTCGCCCCAAGCCCAGAGGGTGCCATCGGAGCGCACCGCCAGCCAGTGCCAGGGGCCCGCGGCGATGGCCACCACCCCGCTCAACCCCTGCACCTGCACCAGATTGTCGCCGTGGTTCCAGACCCACACGGTACCGTCGGAGCGCAAAGCCAGCGGAGAGTAGTAGCCCGCCGCCACGGCCACCACCCCGCTCAACCCCTGCACCTGCACTGGCACCGAATGGCCGGTCGTGGAGCCATCCCCCGGTTGGCCGATGGAGATGTCGCCCCAGCACCAGACGGTGCCATCGTCGCGCAGCGCCACCGAGAATTCACCCCCCGCGGCTACGGCCAGCATCCCACTCAACCCCTGCACCTGCACCGGAACCAGGCGGTCGCTCAGGGTGCCATCCCCCAACTGACCGAGACGGTTTCTACCCCAGGCCCACACGGTGCCGTCGGAGCGTACCGCCAGCGAATGGTATAACCCCCCAGCCAGGGACACCACGCCACTCAGCCCCTGCACCTGCACGGGTACCGAGCGGTTGCTCGTGGTGCCATCCCCGAGCTGGCCCGAGTCGTTGGCGCCTGTTGCCCAGACGGTGCCATCTGGGAGTCCCACCAGCGAATGAGACTCGCCCGCGGCCACGACCACTCCTCCGCCCAGCCCCGGCACCTGCACGGGTGTCGAGCGGCTGCTCGTGGCGCCATCCCCTGCCCTTCCTGAATCCTCGGGCTGACCACACCCCACCACCAGCACCGCGAGCCAGACTCCCAGCAGTCTGGTCATCCATCGTCCTGCATTGATTTGCATGGCTCAACTCCAGGCAAGAGAGAAGCGGGCATCCGAGGCCGTGCGTCTTCGAGGAGTCCGCATGGGGGTGCCCTCCTGACAGTACCCCATGCAACACTCCAGGTGAACACAGGGCAGCGGAACGACCCGTCTCGGGCAGCCCCCGCGAATTCACAGAGAAGACACAGGACGAGTTGCCAGATCGCACCGTGGTGGGCGGACCTCGAACGTCAACCGCGCGGACAAGCACCTGCCCCTCCCCGAGGGGAGGGGTCAATGCCCTGAATCCATCATGGCGGGCGTAACCTGCTCAATCCCAGACAGCCCATTCTCCCTCGAGACGACGTGAGCTTCTGGTGCGAGTATTTCCACCCAGGCCGGGTTGCTGTTGACCTCACGCGTGTTCAAGGTTCGCCCCGGTTTTCAGGCGCATGGGTGGGTCCACGCGAGCGGCGGGGGGCAAACGAATGCAAGGGCGTCGGCAACGCGGCGGAACCGGGGTGGGAAGCAAGAGGAGAAGTGGGGGCATCTGGCTCCTGGGCCTGCTCGTCGGCATGGCCTCGCCAGCGCTGGCCCAGAATCCAGCCACGTCGGTGGACATCGACGTGAGCGCCGGGCGGCATCCCATCAATCCCTTCATCTATGGCGTCGCCCATGCCACCCGGGCGCAGTTGGATGATCTCAACGCCACCGTCAACCGCTGGGGGGGCAACGCCACCAGCCGCTACAACTGGCGATTGAACGCCGCCAACCGCGCCAACGACTACTACTTCGAGAGCCTGCCCTACCCGAGCGCGGAACCAGGCGGCGAGGTGGATGCCTTCATCCAGCGAACCCGGGCAGCGGGCGCCGAACCCCTCGTCACCATTCCCATCCTCGGCTGGGTGGCGAACCTGGGGCCGGACCGCTCCAGGATGTGCAGCTATTCCATCGCCAAATATGGCGCGCAGGAGGACAGCGATCCGTACTACCCGGACGCCGGCAATGGGGTGCTCCTCTCGGGGAAGGAAGTGACCAACGATCCCCGGGACGCCAACGTGCCGGTGGACGCGCGCTTCCAGAAGGGCTGGGTGGAGCACCTGCGCCGGACCTGGGGCACGGCCGCGCGTGGGGGTGTGCGCCACTATGTCATGGATAACGAGCCGAGCCTCTGGCACCAGACGCACCGGGACGTGCAGCCCACGGGTGCCACCATGCGGGAGCTGCGCGACAAGTTCCTCGCGCACGCCGCCGCGGTGAAGGACGCGGAGCCGGACGCGCTCATCCTGGGCCCCGAGGAGTGGGGCTGGAGCGGCTACTTCTACAGCGGCTATGACCACCAGTACGCTCCGCAGACGGACTACACCCGCTTCCCGGACCGGGAGGCCAACGGGAACTGGGACTACCTGCCCTGGCTGCTGGACCAACTGCGCGCGAACGAGCGGGCCACGGGCCGGCGGCTGCTGGACGTCTTCACCGTCCACTACTACCCCCAGGGCGGCGAGTTCAGTGGCAACACCACCCAGAAGATGCAACTGCGGCGCAACCGCTCCACGCGCTCGTTGTGGGATCCGGACTACGTCGACGAGACGTGGATCAACGACACCGTCAGGCTGGTGCCTCGCCTGAAGGACTGGGTGCGCACCTGGTACCCGGGCACGAAGGTGGGCCTCACCGAGTACAACTGGGGCGCGGAGGCGCACATCAATGGCGCCACCGCCCAGGCCGACCTGCTCGGCATCTTCGGCCGCGAGGGGCTGGATTACGCCACCCGCTGGGAGACGCCGGCCGCGGCCACGCCCACCTACAAGGCGATGAAGCTCTACCGCAATTATGACGGACACAAGTCCACCTTCGGGGACGTGAGCGTGGCCTGCTCCGTGCCCAACCCAGACCACCTGTCCGCGTTCGCCGCCCAGCGCACGAGCGATGGAGCCCTCACCGTCATGGTCGTCAACAAGGTGCTCGAGGGTCCCACCCCCCTCACCTTGAACGTGTCCGGCCTCAGAGCGGGATGGATGGCGCAGGTCTGGCAGCTCACCGCCGCCAATACCATCACCCGCCTGAGGGATGTGTCCGTGTCCGCGGGCACCTTGCGCACCGTCGTCCCCAGCCAGAGCATCACCCTGTTCGTCATCCCCTCGGGCGCGCACCCCAGCAACCAGCTTCCGGTGGCGAAACTCACGGCGACGCCCACCTCGGGCAACGCCCCCCTCACGGTGGCCTTCAGCGGCGCGGGCTCCACGGACCCCGATGGCACCCTCGTCACGTATGCCTGGGACTTCGGGGATGGACAGCAGGCCACCGGCGCCACGGCGAGCCATACCTATACGCAAGGGGGCGCCTTCACCGCCACGCTCACCGTGAAGGACAACAAGGGCGCCACCGCCACCACCTCCGTACCCATCCAGGTGACCTCCACCACCCTGGAGGCTCCGAGCAACTTCTACACCCAACTCGCGGGCTCGGACGTGACGCTGCGCTGGATGGACAACTCCCGGACGGAGGAAGGCTTCATCATCCAGCGCGGTCGCCAGGTCTCGCCCATCACCTTCCAGGAGATCGCCCGGGTGAGCGCCAACACCAGGACGTTCGTGGACTCGCGGGTGGCCCCGGGCAAGTACTACTACCGGGTCATCGCCTTCGCTGGCGCGCTCCAGTCCGCTCCGTCGAACATGGATGGCGCGAGGATTCCCTGACCCGACGCGACGGTGGTGGAACTGCTGCACCCACTGACGGCGCGCACGGGCGTGGTCACCCTGAGCGACGGCCCCAGGTGCCAGCCACCAGGCACCTGGGGCCAGGGGATGCATACCCCCCAGGCACCGCACTCAATACAGCAAGGAGCGAATGGCCGTGGTTGTGTTCACGGGGCCATGGCCTCACCAGCCAACGGACACCACTCCGCGCTCGGCCCCTGCACATGCACCGGCGCCGAACGGGGGCTCGAAGTGCCCTCCCCCAACTGACCGGGGATGTTAAAGCCCCAAGACCACATGGAGTTGTCGGAGCGCACCGCCAGCGAATGGGCGTAGCCCGCCGCCACGAACACCATTCCGCTCGGCCCCTGCACCTGCACCGGAACCAAACGGGGGCTCGAAGAGCCATCCCCCAACGAGCCGTAGGCATTGTAGCCCCAGGCCCACAGGGTACCGTCAGAGCGCATCGCTAGCGAATGGTAGTATCCGGCTGCCACGGCCACCACCCCGCTCAACCCCTGCACCTGCATCGGAACCAATCGTTTGACATTCGTAGTCGTGCCATCCCCCAACGCGCCGTAGCGGTTGTCGCCCCAGGCCCACACGGTGCCGTCCGAGCGCACCGCCAGCGAGTGGGTTTCGCCCGCGGCCACGGCCACCACTTCGCTCAGCACCTGCACCGGAACCAATTGGTTGCTCGTCGTGCCATCCCCCAACTGACCGTAGACGTTGTAGCCCCAGGCCCACAGGGTACCGTCAGAGCGCACCGCCAGCGAATGGGAGTACCCAGCGGCCACGGCCACCACCCCACTCAACCCCTGCACCTGCACCGGAACCAATCGTTCGCTCGTGGTGCCATCCCCCAGTCGGCCATAGGAGTTGGCCCCCCAAGCCCACACGGTGCCGTCGGAGCGCACCGCCAGCGAATGGGAGGAGCCCGCCTCCACGGCCACCACTTCGCTCAATCCCTGCACCTGCACCGGAAGCCATCGGTCGTTCCAGCTCGTGCCGTCCCCCAGTTGGCCGGAGAGGTTGGCACCCCAGGCCCACACGGTGCCATCGGAGCGCACCGCCAGCGAATGGCGTTCGCCCGCCGCCACGGCCACCACTCCGCTCAGCCCCTGCACCTGCACCGGAATCAATCGGTTTTTGGCCGTGCCATCTCCCAACTGGCCGTAGACGGTGTTGTGACCCGAGGCCCAGACGGTGCCGTCGGAGCGCACCGCCAGCGAATGGGCGTAACCCGCCGCCACGGCCACCACGCTGTTCAGTCCCTGCGTTCCCACCCGCACGGGCAGCGTACGGTCGGCCGTGGTGAGGTCCCCCAGTTGACCATTGGAGTTGGCGCCCCAGACCCAGACGGTGCCGTCGGAGAGCACCGCCAGCGAATGGGCGTAGCCCGCCGCCACGGCCACCACTCCGCGCAGCACGCGCACCTGCCCTGTCACCGAACGGTTGGTGGTGGTGTTATCCCCCAACTGGCCGAACTCGTTGTAGCCCAAGGCCCACACGGTACCGTCGTTCTTCAGGGCCAGTGAGTGGCCGTAGCCCGCTGCCACGGACACCACTCCGCTCAGCCCCCGCACCTGAACCATGTTTCGGCTCCCGGTGTCATTCCCCAGTTGGCCGTAGGTGTTGTCGCCCCAGGCCCACACGGTGCCATCGGAGCGCACCGCCAGCACGTGATCGGGGCCCGCGGCCACGGCCACCACCCCGCTCAGCACCTGCGCCTGCACCGGACGGTTGCCACCACCGCCCCAGGTCCACACGGTGCCGTCGGTGCGCAACGCCACCGGATAGGAGCGGCCCGTGGCCACGGCCACCACCCCGCTCACCCCCTGCACCTGCACTGGCACCGAGCGGTCGGTCCGGGTGCCGTCCCCCAGTTGGCCGCTGGAGTTGTCACCCCAGGCCCACACGGTGCCATCGTCACGCAGGGCCAACGAGTAGTCACCGCCCGCGGCTACGGCCAGCATCCCACTCAACCCCTGCACCTGCACCGGCACCGAGCTGTTGCTCGTGGTGCCATCCCCCAACTGGCCATGGGAGTTGGAGCCCCAGGCCCACACGGTGCCGTCGGAGCGTACCGCCAGCGAATGGAACAACCCCCCAGACAGGGACACCGCTCCACTCAGCCCCTGCACCCGCACGGGCACCGAGCGGTTGCTCGTGGTGCCATCCCCGAGCTGGCCCGAGCCGTTGGCGCCTGTTGCCCAGACGGTGCCATCCGGGCGCCCTACCAGCGAATGAGACTCGCCCGAAGCCACGACCACTCCTCCGGCCTGCCCCGGCACCTGCACGGGTGCCGAGCGGTTGCTCGTGGCGCCATCCCCTGCCCTTCCTGAATCCTCGATGGGCTGACCACACCCCACCACCAGCACCGCGATGACTCCCAGCAGTCTGCTCATCCATCGTTCCGCATTGATTTGCATGGCTCAACTCCAGGCAAGAGAGA comes from the Cystobacter ferrugineus genome and includes:
- a CDS encoding DUF5131 family protein, which encodes MSDHSKIEWTDATWNPVRGCTKISPGCKHCYAETFAERFRGVPGHPYEQGFDLRLVPEKLAEPLRWRSPKCIFVNSMSDLFHTDIPVDYIVAVARVMALANWHTYQVLTKRSERMRELLRGELAFAAQLPHIWWGVSVEDRRYGVPRIEHLREAPARVRFLSVEPLLDDLGLLDLSGIHWVIVGGESGAGARPLHREWVASLRDQCAEAGVAFFFKQWGGVRKSKTGRLLDGLTHDELPHRVVMPSPLEAQRQQALAQAEALSQAWQARLQNLQEDARTAQA
- a CDS encoding three-Cys-motif partner protein TcmP, whose amino-acid sequence is MMIPREYKGREQTYLKHRVLSEYLASWAQKIASTVRQGQSVKLWYVDCFAGPWQARDEALDDTSVAIGLNVLEQTAETWRKKGFRIELAAIFVEKDKKSFSHLVEFLDGREGKHVEVTALHGEFGSFVDEINRLIQGDPAFLFVDPTGWKGVGMRNIAPLASMRRRDVLINVMFNHLNRFKDDRRSFLRDQMRDFFGLSDSDIPPALPEDELFALYRQQLQQKGGVRFAADLIIPHAEHERTWFRLVIGGHHPAVVELFRDVEKRICGAEAGEVRDEARGRGQFKLELGLNHVDSTYARRHDADLQAAPDDLLKLLERSPPQSFRELWPRILATRHITKADLSKEVWKLHAQSKLVLHNLEKGQRTARDENILSLPAERLSQGATPLALCRCGRGTTEHLRTNSRACLPWVDTQANVKHIHPLARPDGMQEYDLSRQPTSQGR
- a CDS encoding DUF2267 domain-containing protein, translated to MADTNQSGMDINPESQSTEEPGETRRASGVDLQARREQRRETRRNQTYKAFLRNLMVIGSMNEEDAERAAISVLCVLEQRLFGEEAAHLEAQLPGKLQELLIRCERHMGKPATKFGKDGFIQMVAQDLDVEPLEAERKIRAVFSAVRDQVSEGEIDDVIGQLPSDLRELWHLTM
- a CDS encoding SixA phosphatase family protein, encoding MSSHQMPVMFVRHAEAEGDHRLGDESRPLTLEGRATFRAHARKLARLTPMVGIATSPLVRAIQTAEILAEAFGLAHVEVLPELRPRPQAPKRILHMARELGPGWMLVGHNPSLAVAGARALEQEELPGKLRKGAVLALHPQGKHFSLAWMATPGRSLFKPNEPPRGRTSEGRD
- a CDS encoding tRNA-(ms[2]io[6]A)-hydroxylase; this encodes MSRLTPDRRPLSGEGPVILRVPSDPRWLPLALERFDEVLVDHAHCEKKAAANALSMIQVYPDLPGLPAQMARLAREESAHLARVLELMAARGLTLNRDAGDPYAQGLQKAVRTSHEGRKVDRLLVAAVIEARSCERLSLLAEGLEEESLRRFYAELAQSEDGHQSLFYRLAVTAAGGDETAVRTRLEELLVLEAEVLQRIGVRAAIH
- a CDS encoding RCC1 repeat-containing protein, which gives rise to MQINAGRWMTRLLGVWLAVLVVGCGQPEDSGRAGDGATSSRSTPVQVPGLGGGVVVAAGESHSLVGLPDGTVWATGANDSGQLGDGTTSNRSVPVQVQGLSGVVSLAGGLYHSLAVRSDGTVWAWGRNRLGQLGDGTLSDRLVPVQVQGLSGMLAVAAGGEFSVALRDDGTVWCWGDISIGQPGDGSTTGHSVPVQVQGLSGVVAVAAGYYSPLALRSDGTVWVWNHGDNLVQVQGLSGVVAIAAGPWHWLAVRSDGTLWAWGDNSYGQLGNDTGGHDPLQVPGLSDVVSVAAGYGHSLALKKNGTVWALGYNGYGQLGDGTKTDTSVPVHVQGLSGGVAVAAGYAHSLAVRSDGTVWAWGANYNGQLGDGTTLHRLFRVSVWLQGVNGMNSVVAAAAGALHSLAVHSDGTVWAWGYNSAGQRGDDVRGASSEPRQVQGLSGAVSVAAGDYHSLAVRSDGTVWGWGNNSFGQLGDGTTTSRSAPRQVQGLNEVVAVAAGDYHSLAVRSDGTVWAWGDNYNGQLGDGTTTDRLVPVQLQGLSGVVTVAAGYCYSLGLRSDGTVWAWGANYSGRLGDGTKIDRPVPGQVQGLSGVVSVAAGDFHVLAIRSDGTVWAWGSDGTLINQLTPVRVQGLSGVVAVEAGKSHSLAVRSDGTVWAWGDNSYGQLGDGTTSKRLVPVQLQGLSGWRAVWGGRNHSLAVRSDGTMWAWGDNYYGQLGDGTDSNHLAPIQLLWPSGGVSVSAGYSR
- a CDS encoding glycoside hydrolase family 44 protein: MGSKRRSGGIWLLGLLVGMASPALAQNPATSVDIDVSAGRHPINPFIYGVAHATRAQLDDLNATVNRWGGNATSRYNWRLNAANRANDYYFESLPYPSAEPGGEVDAFIQRTRAAGAEPLVTIPILGWVANLGPDRSRMCSYSIAKYGAQEDSDPYYPDAGNGVLLSGKEVTNDPRDANVPVDARFQKGWVEHLRRTWGTAARGGVRHYVMDNEPSLWHQTHRDVQPTGATMRELRDKFLAHAAAVKDAEPDALILGPEEWGWSGYFYSGYDHQYAPQTDYTRFPDREANGNWDYLPWLLDQLRANERATGRRLLDVFTVHYYPQGGEFSGNTTQKMQLRRNRSTRSLWDPDYVDETWINDTVRLVPRLKDWVRTWYPGTKVGLTEYNWGAEAHINGATAQADLLGIFGREGLDYATRWETPAAATPTYKAMKLYRNYDGHKSTFGDVSVACSVPNPDHLSAFAAQRTSDGALTVMVVNKVLEGPTPLTLNVSGLRAGWMAQVWQLTAANTITRLRDVSVSAGTLRTVVPSQSITLFVIPSGAHPSNQLPVAKLTATPTSGNAPLTVAFSGAGSTDPDGTLVTYAWDFGDGQQATGATASHTYTQGGAFTATLTVKDNKGATATTSVPIQVTSTTLEAPSNFYTQLAGSDVTLRWMDNSRTEEGFIIQRGRQVSPITFQEIARVSANTRTFVDSRVAPGKYYYRVIAFAGALQSAPSNMDGARIP
- a CDS encoding RCC1 domain-containing protein — protein: MQINAERWMSRLLGVIAVLVVGCGQPIEDSGRAGDGATSNRSAPVQVPGQAGGVVVASGESHSLVGRPDGTVWATGANGSGQLGDGTTSNRSVPVRVQGLSGAVSLSGGLFHSLAVRSDGTVWAWGSNSHGQLGDGTTSNSSVPVQVQGLSGMLAVAAGGDYSLALRDDGTVWAWGDNSSGQLGDGTRTDRSVPVQVQGVSGVVAVATGRSYPVALRTDGTVWTWGGGGNRPVQAQVLSGVVAVAAGPDHVLAVRSDGTVWAWGDNTYGQLGNDTGSRNMVQVRGLSGVVSVAAGYGHSLALKNDGTVWALGYNEFGQLGDNTTTNRSVTGQVRVLRGVVAVAAGYAHSLAVLSDGTVWVWGANSNGQLGDLTTADRTLPVRVGTQGLNSVVAVAAGYAHSLAVRSDGTVWASGHNTVYGQLGDGTAKNRLIPVQVQGLSGVVAVAAGERHSLAVRSDGTVWAWGANLSGQLGDGTSWNDRWLPVQVQGLSEVVAVEAGSSHSLAVRSDGTVWAWGANSYGRLGDGTTSERLVPVQVQGLSGVVAVAAGYSHSLAVRSDGTLWAWGYNVYGQLGDGTTSNQLVPVQVLSEVVAVAAGETHSLAVRSDGTVWAWGDNRYGALGDGTTTNVKRLVPMQVQGLSGVVAVAAGYYHSLAMRSDGTLWAWGYNAYGSLGDGSSSPRLVPVQVQGPSGMVFVAAGYAHSLAVRSDNSMWSWGFNIPGQLGEGTSSPRSAPVHVQGPSAEWCPLAGEAMAP